One Hevea brasiliensis isolate MT/VB/25A 57/8 chromosome 6, ASM3005281v1, whole genome shotgun sequence genomic window, ttttcataaaatttattagttttaatttctttagtaagcttactaaattttaatttaatattgtaaaatttattgtaattcaattcaactcacctcaattcaattaagtatttattaaaaatttagagtCAGCATCATTTtgtactctcctccaagtcaatttaggtcaactcatttttttttctttctatcctttaaTCTAATATgctctaaaattaaaattttttaaattaatttattaactttttaattattttataaataaaattaagtcCAATGACTTTTATAAAACACTTataaaattaaagttaaattgAGTAATCGCATATTATAATTACTCTATTTCTATCATACAGTAttatcataatattcatatcatatatttatatttttaataaatgataaattaaatttaagtatGAATTTAGCCATAGAAATTAGAAGGCTTGGATGCACAAACACCCAAGTAACAGAAATAGCAGCAAAGTCCAATGTTTTGGtgtttgtgtaacaccccaaaattttattaattatgagtatttttgatatttaaattttatttaaattttaggaatttttttgagatttttcggattttaaaaatcgggttcgattttccgaaaatataaactttgatgatttttaaaaattaatttaaagaccacgtggcaaaactaaaaatatatttggagtctgcgtatttttctgaattttctggaattttttcggaatttttggacctcgttttcggtcccgaggcagagtaaaaattcaaaattttatatttcgaatcgaaccggccgaatcgaaccggaccggatcggaccggtcgaatcgaaccggctccctttcctttttcttctcccgcgcgcgtctctctctttcctctttcttttctctctcctcctctcccctgcgcgcgcgtcgctccagtttctccggccaaatccggccgatccggccaccgattggaccgggtcttgtgtctaaaatcatctactcggcgagagctttccatagacaccaagaacgccgaaatccatcgagcggattgtccgatttttgctcgggaagattttcgcccatttcgacttttgggctagatttctcaaaaaccgtgaatcccacgagaaaaccgaggctaccagcacgctccactcgacgagagcttcgcgggatattaatttcaaaattttccgacaacgtttttcggtgggtcccacggaacttcgcagtgtaatttcgagcattaaatgagcttagaaaattctgaaaaatttatgtactaacccccgtgttatgggcttcgtgtaggtatcctcgattcgcggaaattcgacagttgaccgggtctgcaaatttcgggccagacagacccgttaccggaaaagtctccgaattggaccgaggttttggctagcccccattgtcagacgtcggcgcgttcgaagtcggaatcggcaaaggtaaacccgaaccttgcttttacgtaattttctagtgcttaaataggattaaaaatccataaaatattcgtagtagcttagaaaattacgattcttttgcaatagcttagtaatattgctaaggaccgtggggcaaagttttataatttttagagcttgtttgggcagttttgcaaaaatgatcaataataaggactaaattgaaatttttcgtattgtgatggatgattgatttgatgggcccgggagggctgtgtgatatgattgagcgttgatatatggattgtgaatatagaagtgcgtttttagccctttttcgggttgggtaggtcctaggtatagggagactgctGGATTTTCTGCGACTTAGGGCGtgcttgatctttttctttgtttgtattgagtcgatgtattaaataattgtaatataattgtcggtgagcggaatgaccttcttcctccgccaaaTTGTCCACGGTAattcgtcaagtttgtgagtaaaatattaattttaagctgtaatttcgatattattatatgttcaagcatgcccatgcatcacttatatgcatatatttatgtagttaaactctaggcacgaattatgttgcattgataagcgttaatgtgccatgagtgttgttgtggtaatttggagggcggtgtgcgtgcgttggcgtgcgtgtgatgtggtgtggactatggataggacgggtagacacggcttgagttcttcatggaccggtccttcgggtagacacggcttgagttcttcatttgggacccgatttggtatttaagtggaagtcagtgagttcttcacggcaccagattggatttaagagagctgtataggggatcagctcccatatactatgaatgatgttacagggtgtgtgagtgctccaaattacctttttgatgctatgatgtgaatatgatgttaatgttgcatttcactctacaggttgcattagtttcagatagttatagagattatagttaagattgatattttactctctgagtcgaacgctcactcctgttcaaaaatttttacaggccacaggaggatattttgttctgggttaacctgcttttatccttcgcaggttgtttatccatgtttgtgtaattttaattactcctagaatttccgcatgtgttagcagtatttatttgaatttggtctgtaatatttttatcatgttggacctgtaaacttaaatatgttatgtatgtttgatggattggatgagggagctgagctcccctttattttatgttgatgagtatgtggagggtgagctgagctccccaattgagtatttattgtgtttacaggtcgggtgagtcaaaaactccccgttggaaagtccattttatggccggactctgtccgtttggtttcttgaatttgggcccaatgggcctcagaattgggtaaatgaacagttaaggcttactacgggcctcgggggctttaggctggcccaggtcctagtgccggtccggcccataggttgggtcgtgacagtttgGATAATGTTCCCTATTCCCATGTTGAATTATACATCATATTGCAtataagtaattaaaaaaaaaattaataagcaaGAAATAAGATTTATATATGAACACACCAAATTTAGAGAGTACAGCAAACAAGGATTACACAAAAGCAAGGCATGCAGAAGCctatgggaaatggaagaaagaGCATTATgatgataattaattaattaatttctgagAGCAAACGCAGACAACACAATGAGAAACAGGAACATGGCTGAAGTTATGAAGGAAGCCACTACAGCAGTACTGGTCTGCTGGCAGAAATCAGTAAACTGTTGACAAATTGCGTTCCAATTTGCATTTGAATTCCCATTATGAGCTAAGTAAACCATGGCCGCAGCAGCAGAAGCAGCTGCTATCGTCAGAGCCATCACCACCTGCAAAAATATATTGATTAATATTCTTGCAGAATGAAAAGATCATGTTAGTAAAAGCAGTTCCTGATTTCTCGTACCGTGTCGAAGATAATAAGGAGAAGCCTTGGTCCTACTGCATGAGGTCGGACGATGCATACTATAGAGAAAGGCAAGGAAAGTACAAGGTATCCACTAGCTATGCCATTTGCAAACACGAAAAACCTGCATATAAACAAGTTGTAAGAAAGATGGGGGTATATTGTTGATTTATATGTATTGTTGACGagatcataattcatacatgaaAGTTGGAAGATCATTATACTCAGCATGGAACTGGAAGAACTGAGTGAAGAATGGAAGAGTCTGCTCAGTAGTGCCCATAATACCAGTAGCAGCTAAGCCTGTTGCGATGGCACACAGCCTCAGAACGAAGTCGAAAATGGCTACACCCTTTTTCCATCCTCCTCGTGGCTGCTGTTGGGTTGCTTTAGCAAAAGTGGCAGGAGCACCAGCAATGCCTTTCCCTTTAGAGTCGGTCTTTGGCTGTTGGATGCTGATTGTTGCGTCATCACTCTTGTCTAATTCCATGGGAAATTAATTAGTGTAagtggagaaagagagagaggttAATTATTTTTCTTGGATAAAACTAGGAGCTTGGTACGAGAATCCCTGGGGGAATGGGAGTTATATATGTATAGATacgaaagaaaagaagagatCTGGTTAATGGGTTAGCTATAGGAACCAGTTCAGGTGCTTGTACACCGTCAGAGAGGAGTGGTTGCCAAGCAGCTAACTTACTCCACTTATACCAATGAAATCTAAAATCTAGAATGTTATTGGTGATTTGGTAGGCTCAATTATGTTAAGAAATTTGATACTTAGGAAACATGAATCTGCAGTTTGGGGATCGAGGCACCCTTACGTAGTTTGAGTGGTGAAGATTTGGGTAGAAGTCATGAACCCGAGCCGCAGGAACTTTATAAACATATGTTTGCCAAGAAAGTGCAAAGGAGACAAATTCAAGTCCTTTTCTACCAGAATTCTCTTTAGCAGGGATTGTGGATCTCACTTGGCTCAGCTAAAGAATTATACATGCACCTTGAATGAAAACTTGATCCATTCACGACCAGCAATAGTAATTTACCAAATAGGCCAGCAGAATATCCACTGCTCATTATCTTTGGCAAAACGCAAGGAGATTTGACATTAGAAAGCAGAAGCAACTTGTAAACAGAACCAAAGAAACAAATAAAAGCTTAGCATCAAAtcacaattaaattttcatttcattgCACTTTCTTTCCTTGTGTGTAAATCAATCACAATCAAGTATACCAGTTTAATTACAAAAACTTATTTTCAGAACAGAAAATGTGTGCCCATTAGAAAGACTTTTCAGTAGACTGGAGgttgttcaaaaaaaaaaaaaaaaggcctgcTACTCTTCTTATAATACAAGCCGCACTATTAGAGCTACCCTTTATTTTTTACATATTTCATTTGGCCAAAACGTCTATAGGGGAAAGAATTACTTTAAAATCTATGAAGCTTGCTGTTGCTCCCTGTGTGTGCTATCGAACAAACCTAACGGGGGTGGTTCCCCTTTGAAGCACAATACAAGAATATGCTTACGACAACTATAAACATAGTCTATGGCCGCAGTCTTAATCCACGTTCAGCAAGTGCCTTGTGCACCCGACGAGCAGCTTCTGCAGTGTCATTAAGGGGAGGGTAGCTCCAGCTCTCTGAAATCTGaaagataaaaaaaagaaaaaaaaaaaaaacaactctaATTGATTAAGTGGGTAAGGGACTCCAATAAACATAACCTATTAACTTATGGAGGAAGGAAGGGGAGAAGATAAAAGGGATGAACATTTGCAGAAAGTAGAGGTGACCAATTCAGACAGCCATAACCATTCCGAGAGAGTAGAAGACACTTTGACCAAAGgggcaaaaagaaaaaaaggtaaaaatggacaaaaatcagGTCCAAACCCCAAACTCAATGGCAAGACCATTTTAATTGCCCTAGTTTAAGAAAGTTAAAAGCATGTAAGTATACCATTTCTATTTAAAACAACTTAACAAAAAATTACAGATTGGGCAGAAGCTAAAGGAAGTGACATAATCCCATGAAAAATTTAGCATGAAAAGAAAGGAAATTGTACCTCTTAAAATGAAGAAGAATTAGTTGAGAATACAAGACAGGAGAGTTGAGTAGGGTTATGGTATTCATAtttccttttctctttaaaactttcttcgttcatataacccaaaaaaaaaaaaaagtgagagagaagaagaagaagaagaagatactaAATCGTTTACTTACATCCTCAGAACCTGCAAATGGCCGAACCACACCCTGCTCCCTCAAAGATTTATGAAAGTCAGACAGCTTCCATGTACAACGCTCAGATCCCATGATATAGACAGGTTTCCTGCACAAATAATATTGGATTCACCAAGGATACCATCTCAAAAGCACAAATCCAAATACATTCTAAATCATCAAATGCCAGATAAAACTTTCTCATGCATACCCAGTGCTGCATGCCTCACTTATCATACTGACTGAATCTGCTGTAATGACAAATGCATCTGCCCAAGCTAAATGTCCCACATGCGGATTTGGTTCTAAAGATAAGGTCATTCAAAACTTATAAAAAGGTGTCCTGGATTATTTAAACTTAACAAAAGTTTTAAACTAAATGGAAGATACCTTCACCATTCCAGATGTAAACTTTTGGATTATTTCCAATCTTTTTGATTACTATGTTTGAAACCTGCAGGTGGAGTTACAAGAGGAAAACCAAATATATGTGGAGTGAGTCCAGGCACTATAAAAAATGATGAGAAATATGTGGTAATACCTTTGCAGGTGTCCTATTTGAGAAAGATATTCTGACACTCCCACAGCTATCGAGCACACTAAGCAGATTGGAAGTTAACTGCTTTGCAAGGTCAGTCCCATAGCGACAGCAGCCTATAAGAAAATTATGGGAAGTACATCAACCTTTAAATCTTATGCACTAGATCAATGGCAAACAGAAATAACAACACGAAGATACAACTTACGTCAAGTTccctacatgattaaaaaaaagttATGGAAGACACAAAtaaatgaagaaaaagaaaagatacCTGTTCACTTCTAGTTCAATATTTAGGATAAAAGACAATGAGCatataatgaaaattttttaaaaaccaAAAATCATCAACCTAGGCAAAAGTATTATTGATTCAAAGTATAACGAATAATTACTTGTAGGTCCCCCGATATTAACCACCAGTAAAGGCTTTGGCAGAGGCGCAAACTCATCATGCCACATGCTAGCTGCAACACGAAGCGCACCAAAATCAATTTGATGCAAAGCTCCCATGGTCAAAACCTGAATTTGAATAGCACAACATAGATTACAAATTCCAAATTTTGAAAGAGGCAAATATATAATCAGGGTAGGAGTTTGAGTAAAGCAATATAACATAATGCTACGTACCACATGCCCATCAGGAGGTTCACATGGCGTTATCCACTTCCGGAGAAACCGAGGAACCTGCTCTTGTGCTTGAGGAGTCAAAGGATAATAATCATGACGTGGAGTGATCACCAGGTCAAACCTATTCAAATTTGACCTTGGATGTTGTATCTGAAAAACAagagtacaaaaaaaaaaaaaaaggaagctcAGAATTTAAATGTAGCATGAAAAAGTGGAGCAGGTAATAGTGCATCTAAGCCTTTGGAAGCTGTAGCTGCTACTGTGGAATACTATGGACTTCCTGATTTTATGGCATGAAAACATGTTCATGTAACAGTTTTATACATGAATATGAACTTACGTATGTGATAGAGCAATCCTCCAACCCACTGCATATTTTGGTCAGTTATTATCAACATGGAACTAAAGAGCataaaattatcattaaataGTATAGTAGTGATAAAACATGGACCCAAATCCGtaccacaaaaaaaaaatatatatttaggaGGTTATAACGCACAATTTCAGTATCCTGCATTATTTTTAACCTGGTTGTGTGATTTACCACATAAATTAATCAACTACAATTCAATACAAGGTGCAGACCTCCACAACATACCTGAACAACAAAAACATTTTCAGATGCTAAACGTTTTACAGAGCTTGCAATGGAAATAGTATCTCTGCCAGATGCAACGACCAACAAAGGGCCATCCCTGAAAAAGTTGAATGGTATTAGTTTTATATGTAGCCAGAAAAAATAAGGGAAATTTAGCACCTCTTTAGCCACAAGAACAAAGATATTTTGCACAAATAAGTTAGTTTTGGTTCAAACATCTTACAAACATGACCAAAAGAAgggaaaaagcaaaaaaaaaaaaaaaaaccaaaaagagAGTACCATTATCATCACAAGCATAGATTGTCATACAATTGGCCCAAAAGACAAAGCTTTTGAATGGATATACCATGGCAGACATTCAATCCTACTATATGATTTTAAATGCAAATCTGCTATCAATATTACTAACTTAATGAATTTGGCTTGCTGAATAAACAGAATTAAGAATGAAAAGAAATGAGAAGGGGACCACCCCATGCTATAGTTTTACAGAAATGATACGACTTTCCTTTCTTCCAAATATCAGGAACAAAGGATGGCAAGAAAATTCTAATTCTACAAATAATAAAGTCCTAGAAGCCCAACCATACATCAATTATTCATTTCTAGGTCGCGTTCAAGTGATGAAATCAGAAGTTTCCA contains:
- the LOC110663119 gene encoding casparian strip membrane protein 3, which produces MELDKSDDATISIQQPKTDSKGKGIAGAPATFAKATQQQPRGGWKKGVAIFDFVLRLCAIATGLAATGIMGTTEQTLPFFTQFFQFHAEYNDLPTFMFFVFANGIASGYLVLSLPFSIVCIVRPHAVGPRLLLIIFDTVVMALTIAAASAAAAMVYLAHNGNSNANWNAICQQFTDFCQQTSTAVVASFITSAMFLFLIVLSAFALRN
- the LOC110663118 gene encoding mitochondrial fission protein ELM1, coding for MRPIRLPEPPSPTMGVPEIFESGANSVIRRAVVIGNGFPGSENQSIGLIRALGLSDNLSFYRVTRPRGGINEWLHWLPVSLHKKLDYVLRQLYNYWRLLVAARGKKLAALPSENGVSVGLSTILEADVKQIVNMARETYEKDGPLLVVASGRDTISIASSVKRLASENVFVVQIQHPRSNLNRFDLVITPRHDYYPLTPQAQEQVPRFLRKWITPCEPPDGHVVLTMGALHQIDFGALRVAASMWHDEFAPLPKPLLVVNIGGPTSCCRYGTDLAKQLTSNLLSVLDSCGSVRISFSNRTPAKVSNIVIKKIGNNPKVYIWNGEEPNPHVGHLAWADAFVITADSVSMISEACSTGKPVYIMGSERCTWKLSDFHKSLREQGVVRPFAGSEDISESWSYPPLNDTAEAARRVHKALAERGLRLRP